In a genomic window of Amblyomma americanum isolate KBUSLIRL-KWMA unplaced genomic scaffold, ASM5285725v1 scaffold_95, whole genome shotgun sequence:
- the LOC144112414 gene encoding uncharacterized protein LOC144112414 — translation MQPISLTSCVGKMMERMVRRRLQKRPGGTDQMLETMYGFKQHLSTQDVMIKLHEMVAKPATRHAPRGILAHDLKGAFDNVSDATVLQSLNKTRCGRKTFGYIKDFLSNRTATISIGEEKSDPVELGERGTP, via the coding sequence ATGcagcccatctccctcacgtcctgTGTGGGGAAGATGATGGAGCGCATGGTCCGTCGCCGGCTGCAGAAGCGCCCAGGAGGAACGGATCAGATGCTGGAGACAATGTACGGCTTCAAGCAACATCTCAGCACCCAAGACGTGATGATCAAACTCCACGAAATGGTCGCCAAGCCGGCAACGAGGCACGCGCCGCGCGGGATACTCGCCCACGACCTGAAGGGAGCGTTTGACAACGTGTCCGACGCGACCGTGTTGCAGAGTCTGAACAAGACCAGGTGTGGCAGAAAGACATTCGGCTACATAAAAGATTTTCTGTCTAACCGAACGGCGACCATCAGTATAGGGGAGGAGAAGTCGGACCCTGTTGAGCTCGGCGAGAGAGGCACCCCTTAG